The following are from one region of the Coffea eugenioides isolate CCC68of chromosome 2, Ceug_1.0, whole genome shotgun sequence genome:
- the LOC113760974 gene encoding nuclear pore complex protein NUP1, with the protein MAPSGEGPSGAAPSSAYEGGGDGVGGKFRKRPFRKTHTTPYDRPPTALRNPSWLSKLLVDPASKLIAASAQRFFAPLFRKRLPPPPSPPPPPLPESNQDSSDRNPDAGLKAEARAAPVGDGENFTHSTDGGSISELEQLLKQKTFTRSEIDHLTELLHSRAVDLPVEDGVRGTEPNASKLVANFEGQHQQVISSEEKRNKSYRSHGLDSAPGTSRRVLEDDIASPAEIAKAYMGNQVSKVSPSMLGLRSRAVREDVAMRRNVPFTPTSAMISLPTKSIGHVEVPENGFTTPRSRGRSAIYNMARTPYSRVHPTALDKGSGSRNYAYGGPLLPTSSLKEPDGDLGSRKLDLKRRSSVLDEDLGSVGPMRRIRQKHNLLSHKHPPAHGFGSVSDAVKYPLALNQKFPSKDDWKHEGPKGVGENDVNRTPRTSYVHVPPKSSEMAARILEHLEKMTPKEKSAESKLITAREKTPARLTTDMLRGQALKSLEHTDSLKLQQGNEDNHKLEDWSQSNSLCVPAPAKEERKEVNGSEKLDSQHDLPTPVENSHITASVKGVLSTVETSDSVAKSVVHRPQKKRAFMMSAHEDSLELEDDINLRPASEALREGRENQETSATNKSSSTAEKLAPENAAALPEIRTSPELISGKRSDLEIGNAVDVGKEKTGFTMPNSIASGTTSQLVTPPSPLGSENPKQGIHEVTTFQSSSSLVTEISGPKAFPWTNQKAEISISSDGAATGTGVTSASFGTLGSGKANDINSPEAAISNGRMANTHSVALSSTASGGISSIVPMSSNNGPLAINSSPFSFPPAPASTCFASQFSNSTSSLISSPSTLSCAATASTSAAPSSSPVLSTAVPSSPVMPIFKFGDSTEPLSSATSASSAETSVMNIRTEKEAISGSASDLLSGNSSFASVATGSNIFGLTSTIVSSIANSQSQGSFPSTGMPNQFGSSASPSVLGTSEVTSFTSGNTLSSSSTTSTPLFGAGTGYGLSTSASSAETKSVSAGNGATSSIFTLGINAPSSSSITNAISSNGGGGAPAAFSFGTSSLATSSSANASSSSSGATPIFNFGSSNMVSSSSGGGSSIFGVSNFSSSSESNPASSSSAAASIFGSSWQASKSSSPLGSTFSSSPSTGFSFGVGSSPFGSSSSASIAFGASTGASPGSFSFNTASSTTTSSPSVFNAAPTFGNSTTAFTAPAGNNDQMNTEDSMAEDPVQSSMPALPSMPALPAFGQQAISPSPGGFVFGSTVASQTTPFQFGGQPSQAAQQNPSPFQASGSAEFNAGGSFSLGSGGVGADKSGRKIVKVSRSRHRKK; encoded by the exons ATGGCGCCTTCAGGCGAAGGACCATCAGGGGCCGCGCCCTCCTCCGCCTACGAAGGCGGCGGCGACGGTGTTGGAGGAAAGTTCCGGAAGCGTCCCTTTAGGAAGACGCATACGACTCCGTACGATCGGCCTCCCACCGCCCTCCGAAACCCTAGCTGGCTCTCTAAACTCCTGGTGGACCCTGCTTCGAAGCTCATCGCCGCTAGCGCTCAGCGGTTCTTTGCGCCTCTTTTTCGCAAACGCCTTCCCCCGCCCCCTTCCCCTCCCCCTCCACCGCTTCCAG AGTCAAACCAAGATTCAAGTGACAGGAATCCAGATGCAGGTCTAAAA GCTGAAGCACGAGCAGCACCTGTTGGTGATGGTGAAAATTTTACTCATAGCACTGATGGTGGTAGTATCTCAGAGCTTGAGCAATTGTTAAAGCAAAAAACATTCACCAG ATCTGAAATTGATCATTTGACAGAACTGTTGCATTCAAGAGCTGTAGATTTACCTGTTGAGGATGGTGTTAGAGGAACTGAACCAAATGCCTCAAAACTGGTTGCAAATTTTGAAGGGCAGCATCAGCAAgtaatttcatcagaagaaaaaaggaataaaagTTACAGATCTCATGGGCTTGATTCAGCTCCTGGTACCAGTAGAAGG GTTCTTGAGGATGATATTGCTTCTCCTGCTGAGATTGCTAAAGCTTATATGGGCAATCAGGTTTCAAAAGTATCACCTTCAATGCTGGGATTGCGCAGTCGTGCAGTAAGGGAAGATGTGGCCATGCGAAGGAATGTACCATTTACTCCAACATCTGCTATGATTTCATTGCCAACAAAATCAATTGGTCATGTTGAGGTTCCAGAAAATGGTTTTACCACTCCTAGATCTCGAGGTAGATCTGCAATATATAATATGGCTCGTACCCCGTATTCAAGAGTTCACCCAACCGCTCTTGATAAG GGAAGTGGATCCAGGAATTATGCTTATGGAGGACCTTTGTTGCCAACATCATCCCTAAAGGAGCCTGATGGGGACCTTGGATCTAGAAAACTG GATCTCAAGCGAAGGAGTTCTGTACTAGACGAAGATCTTGGGTCTGTTGGTCCGATGCGGAGAATCCGCCAAAAGCATAATTTGTTATCTCATAAACATCCCCCTGCTCATGGATTTGGAAGTGTTTCTGATGCAGTTAAATATCCTTTAGCTCTGAACCAGAAGTTCCCTTCAAAGGATGACTGGAAGCACGAAGGTCCAAAAGGTGTTGGAGAAAATGATGTTAATCGCACTCCAAGGACAAGTTATGTCCATGTACCTCCCAAGTCCAGCGAGATGGCTGCAAGAATATTGGAACATCTTGAGAAGATGACCCCGAAAGAGAAATCTGCGGAGTCCAAACTCATTACTGCAAGGGAGAAGACACCTGCTAGATTGACAACAGATATGCTTCGTGGACAGGCTCTTAAAAGCCTGGAGCATACGGATTCCTTAAAGTTGCAGCAGGGCAATGAAGATAACCATAAGTTGGAGGATTGGTCCCAGAGCAATTCACTTTGTGTTCCTGCTCCTGCAaaggaggagagaaaagaagtaAATGGCTCTGAAAAATTAGATTCTCAACATGACTTGCCAACTCCTGTAGAGAACAGCCATATCACAGCTTCAGTAAAAGGTGTTTTGTCTACTGTTGAAACATCTGATTCAGTTGCAAAATCTGTAGTTCACCGTCCTCAAAAGAAACGGGCTTTTATGATGAGTGCTCATGAG GATTCCCTGGAGTTGGAGGATGACATAAACTTAAGACCTGCATCTGAAGCTTTGCGTGAAGGGagagaaaatcaagaaacatcTGCTACAAATAAAAGTTCATCTACTGCTGAAAAACTGGCACCAGAGAACGCTGCAGCTTTGCCTGAAATAAGGACATCTCCAGAACTTATATCTGGTAAAAGAAGTGACTTGGAAATTGGCAATGCTGTGGATGTTGGTAAAGAAAAAACTGGTTTCACCATGCCTAATTCAATTGCATCTGGAACAACTTCCCAGCTAGTTACTCCTCCATCACCCTTGGGATCGGAGAACCCAAAGCAAGGAATTCACGAAGTTACAACATTCCAGAGTTCTTCCTCGTTAGTTACTGAAATTTCGGGCCCAAAAGCATTCCCTTGGACCAATCAAAAAGCAGAAATTTCAATTAG TTCGGATGGTGCTGCCACTGGCACTGGTGTGACTAGTGCTTCTTTTGGAACTCTTGGGTCTGGGAAAGCCAATGACATTAATTCTCCTGAGGCTGCTATATCAAATGGGAGAATGGCTAATACGCATTCTGTTGCATTGAGCTCAACAGCATCTGGAGGCATATCATCAATTGTTCCAATGAGTTCAAATAATGGGCCTTTGGCCATAAACTCTTCTCCCTTCTCATTCCCACCTGCTCCAGcttccacttgctttgcaaGTCAATTTAGCAATAGTACCAGCAGTCTTATTTCTTCCCCTAGTACTCTAAGTTGTGCAGCTACAGCATCAACCTCTGCTGCCCCAAGTAGTAGCCCTGTTTTGTCTACTGCAGTTCCTTCATCTCCGGTGATGCCTATCTTCAAATTTGGGGACTCTACTGAACCATTATCTTCAGCAACTTCAGCGTCTAGTGCAGAAACATCAGTTATGAATATAAGAACAGAAAAAGAAGCAATTTCTGGCAGCGCAAGTGATTTACTTTCTGGCAATTCTTCCTTTGCCTCGGTAGCAACTGGAAGTAACATTTTTGGCTTGACTTCTACAATTGTATCTTCTATCGCTAACAGCCAGTCTCAGGGTTCTTTTCCCAGCACCGGCATGCCTAATCAGTTTGGTTCCTCTGCATCACCTTCAGTTCTTGGAACTTCTGAAGTTACATCTTTTACCTCCGGCAATACTCTATCTAGTTCTTCAACAACATCTACCCCATTGTTTGGCGCAGGTACTGGTTATGGTCTTAGCACTTCAGCCTCCTCGGCGGAGACCAAGTCAGTCAGCGCAGGAAATGGTGCAACTTCTAGCATCTTTACTTTGGGGATCAATGCTCCATCTTCTTCATCAATAACCAATGCAATCAGCTCAAATGGTGGTGGTGGTGCGCCTGCTGCATTCAGTTTTGGTACAAGTTCTTTGGCTACCTCTTCATCTGCAAATGCAAGTAGCTCTAGCAGTGGTGCTACTCCCATCTTTAATTTTGGTAGCAGTAACATGGTTAGCTCCAGTTCTGGTGGTGGCTCTAGTATATTTGGTGTCAGcaatttttcttcctcttctgaAAGTAATCCTGCTAGCTCTAGCAGTGCTGCTGCTAGCATTTTTGGTTCCAGTTGGCAAGCTTCAAAGTCTTCTTCCCCCTTGGGTTCCACATTCAGTTCATCTCCTTCAACTGGTTTCTCCTTTGGAGTGGGCTCATCTCCCTTTGGTAGTAGTAGCTCTGCGTCCATTGCATTTGGGGCATCCACTGGTGCCTCACCTGGATCTTTCTCCTTCAATACAGCCTCTTCTACAACCACGTCTTCGCCATCTGTGTTTAACGCAGCACCAACTTTTGGTAACTCTACTACTGCCTTTACAGCTCCCGCAGGAAATAATGACCAGATGAACACAGAAGACAGCATGGCTGAGGATCCTGTGCAGTCATCGATGCCAGCACTTCCATCGATGCCAGCACTTCCTGCTTTTGGTCAACAGGCTATTTCGCCTTCCCCTGGTGGCTTTGTTTTTGGATCAACAGTTGCATCACAGACTACTCCATTTCAGTTTGGTGGGCAACCGAGTCAAGCGGCTCAGCAGAACCCTTCTCCTTTCCAAGCATCAGGAAGTGCGGAGTTCAATGCTGGAGGAAGCTTTTCTCTTGGCAGTGGCGGCGTTGGTGCCGACAAGTCTGGTAGGAAGATTGTGAAAGTTAGCAGAAGCAGACATCGAAAGAAGTGA
- the LOC113763106 gene encoding uncharacterized protein At2g39795, mitochondrial, which translates to MWRKALVSYAGGVLLKQPWWRTIAARLSSSSKATSSSVAVNSILLRSLKDHYLEVSKMTPPPKVSPPSPFTVVKGSIDSGGAILKRSYGEEEIGISVMRLANIIPGGGEDDDEEDDGMNQLFVHVEISKPGQHDSLHFLCGLYPDALGIHSVSMRSKMESSEAAALPVLLRRYNGPTFEHLDEKMRDALHGYIEERGINESLFPFLQAWLYVKDHRNLMRWFKSVGTFVTQAKEGAS; encoded by the exons ATGTGGCGAAAAGCTCTGGTATCTTATGCCGGAGGGGTTCTGCTAAAACAGCCATGGTGGCGGACGATTGCTGCCCGGCTGTCGTCGAGTTCGAAAGCCACCTCCTCATCCGTCGCCGTCAACTCCATCCTTCTCCGTTCCCTCAAAGATCATTACCTTGAAGTCTCCAAAATGACCCCTCCTCCA AAAGTTAGCCCTCCTTCTCCATTCACGGTTGTGAAAGGATCAATTGACAGTGGCGGTGCCATTCTAAAACGGTCCTACGGTGAAGAAGAAATTGGTATTTCTGTGATGCGCTTGGCTAACATAATTCCTGGAGGGGGTGAAGATGATGACGAGGAGGATGATGGCATGAATCAGTTGTTTGTTCAtgttgaaatttcaaaaccagGGCAGCACGATTCTCTTCATTTCCTTTGTGGGTTGTATCCAGATGCTTTAGGAATTCACTCAGTTTCGATGAGGTCAAAGATGGAATCCTCAGAGGCTGCAGCCCTGCCTGTGCTTCTTCGTAGATACAACGGCCCCACTTTTGA GCATCTAGATGAGAAAATGAGAGATGCGCTCCACGGGTACATTGAAGAGCGTGGGATTAATGAGAGCCTCTTTCCATTTTTACAAGCCTGGCTATATGTGAAGGACCACCGGAACCTTATGCGTTGGTTTAAATCGGTGGGTACATTTGTTACTCAAGCCAAGGAAGGCGCTTCATAA